The window ATTTACCCCACCATCCCGGACCGGCATCCACCTGATAGCCGCTCATTTCGGAATCCCCCGGCACGCGGATGCTACGGATCTGGATGCCGGAATTCATGAATCCCTCGCCTTTCACCAGCCGCACCTTCAGCCGCAGGTCGAAGTTCGCGTAGCGCTTCTTGCTCGCGAGGAAGGTATTGTGCGGCACCTGCTCGTCGAGCGAGCCACCGGTGATGAGGCCGTCCTGCACCTTCCACCATTTCTCCTCGCCGGGCCGCACTTCCCAGCCGTCGAGGGTCTTGCCGTCGAACAGGGAAATCCGCTCCGCCATCGCGGCGGAAGTCAGGGCGAGAAGAAGGATGAAGGGTTTCATGGAAGGGGTGGATCTCCCCTTCTACGCCGCCGCGATGGAAAAACCATCGGCGAAAAATCCTACTCCATGTCCACCGCGCGCATCAGCTCCAGCAGCTTCTCCGCACAGGCGCGAGCGAACTGCGGGTCATTGATCTCCATGTCGTACTCCAGCACCGGCACCCGGGCATCGCGCTTCAGCGCGGCGAAGAGCGCACGGTCCGCAGCCGGATCATGGAAGGGCTGGCCCGGGGCGCTGATCACGCTGATCGCCTTTTTCGGGATCATCACCGCGCTCGGGGCGGCGAAGACATTCACCTTCTCCGCGATGATCGCACCCAGCTCCGCGCACTCCTCCGGCGTGGTGCGCATCAGCGTGACCTGCGGATTGTGGATGTAAAAGGTCCGCCCGGTGAAGCGCTTCGGCACGCTCTCCTTCACGCCGAAATTCACCATGTCGAGGCAGCCCGGGGTGATCACGCAGGGCACGTTCGCCTCGCCCGCGGCGTCCAGCCGCTCGGGACCCGCCGTGAGCACGCCGCCGACCAATTCATCCGCCCACTCCGTGGTCGTGATGTCCAGCACGCCGGCCACCATGCCGCTGCCGATGAGTGCCTCCATCGCCTGCCCGCCCGCCCCGGTGGCGGCGAAGACGAGGACCTCATAGCCCTCGTCCTCCAAGATGCGCTTCGCCTCGGTGACGCAGGCGGTCGTATTCCCAAACATGCTCGCCACGATCAGCGGCTTCGCATCGGACGTCGCGATCTCGGCGTCCACCATCCCGCAGATGGCCCCGGCAGCGCGGGAGAAAATCACGCGCGACACTCGGTTCAGCCCCGCCACGTCGGCGATGCTCGGGAACATCACGATGTCCTTCGTCCCGAGATACGGTGCCATATTTCCGCTGGCGAGGGTGGACACCATCACCTTCGGAAAGCCGAGCGGCAGCGCCCGCATGGCCGCGGTGCCGATGGCAGTGCCACCGCCGCCGCCGAGCGAGATGATCCCCTCGATGCGGCCGTCGCGGAAAAGCTTCTCCACCATCTTCGGCGCCGCCTTCGACATCGCGACGACGCACTCGCCGCGGTCCTGCCGGGCGGAGAGCGCCGCCAGGTCGATCTTCCCGGCGGCAGCCACCTCCTCGCGGGTGATGTCCGGCTTCACCACCGGAGGCCCGCCGCTACCCGTGTCGATGAGGAGGACATCATGCCCGCGCCGACGGATGAGATTTGCGACGAAGGCGTGCTCCTCTCCTTTGGTATCGAGAGCGCCGAGGACTGCGATGGTGGCCATTGAAGTGGGGACTTCTAGTGTTTGCGCTTCACAGGAATCGCCTTGAACTCGCGGGTCAAGTCCGTGAGCGATTGTTCGACTGCCATGCGCTCCAGCGACGACGCACCGACGAAGCCGACGGCATCCGTGTGCTCGTTGATGTAGGCGGCGTCCTCCGGCGTATTGATCGGTCCGCCGTGGCTGAGGTAGAGGATATCGTCGCGCACCGAGCGCCCGGCATCGATGATTCCCTGGGTGCGCTTGGCCGCTTCCTCCAGGCTCATGGTGGCATCCACCACGCCGACGGACCCGCCGACGGTGGTGCCCACGTGGGCGATGATCACGTCCGCCCCGGCTTCCGCCATCGCCTTCGCCTCCTCCGGCGCATCGACATACACGATGCTGAAGAGATCCATGCGGCGGGCGAGCGCCACCATTTCGAACTCCTTCTTCACGCTCATCCCGGTCTCTTCCAGGATCTGGCGGAACTTGCCGTCGATGATGCAGTGGGTCGGGAAATTGTTCACCCCGGAGAAGCCCATGTCTTTCACCTTGCCGAGCCAGTGCCACATCCGGCGTCGCGGATCGGTGGCGTGGACACCGCAGATGACGGGGGTCTCCTCGACGATGGGGAGCACCTCGTACTCGCCGATCTCCATCGCCACGGCATTCGCATCGCCGTAGGCCATGAGGCCGGCGGTGGAGCCGTGGCCGGCCATGCGGAAGCGGCCGCTATTGTAGATGATGATGAGATCGGCTCCGCCCTTCTCGATGAATTTCGCACTGATGCCCGTGCCCGCGCCGGCGGCGATGATGGGAAGGCCTTTCGAAAGCGTGTCGTGCAGGCGCTCCAGCACTTCCGTGCGCGAGTAGGGATTTCCTTTTCCGGTCCAAGGGTTTGGCATGGCGGCATTCTATGGCGCTACCCACCCGCGCGGTCTAGCGCCGGAAGGGTCAACCCCGCCACCATCGGCTATCGGAAATCCCCACCCCCTCGGCTCAGCGACCGGTCTCGCTCAGCAGATACACGGCGAAGGACGCGAGCCAGTGATCGCCCTCGTAGTGGCCGCTGGCGACCAGCTCAAGGCCGTCCTTGGTGTGCTTATCCGCGGCATCGAGCAGGACCTTCTTCCGCGGATCGCCCTCGGGCAGCACGGAGGCGATGCCCTGCATGGTCCACGCGCGATTCAGATTGAGCCCGGCGAGGTGGATGAGATGGCCGTCGGTTGGATCGCTGACCTTAACCGGGGTGAGGAGGTTGCCTGCCTTCCCCTCGGCGAGGCCGGGAAGATACTTCTCAAGCCATGTGGCGAATTCCGCGGGCGGCAGGACACGGCGCATGAGGTCCGCCACATTCAGACCCGGCGAGAAGAAGTCATTCCCGGAAGGCTCGTAGGTCACCGGGTAGTCGCGATCTCCCATGTAGAACTGCTTGCTCTTCTCGATCAGCAATTTTTCTAACTCCGAATCCCCTACTGCACGCGCGTAGTCGAGCATCTGTCCGAGCGGGAAGGAAGACTCGGGATGGAAGCCGCAACGCACCGGCCAATCGAGCTTTGGCAGGTAGCCCTTTGCCAAGCCAACGATCTCTTTTTCAAGAGGTTCCAGGTTCTTCGCCCACTCCCGACCACGTGGATCATCCCAGCTACGTAGTTCCACGGCGAGGCGGAGCGCCCAAGCCCAGCCATACATGCGCTCGAAGCTCTTGTTTTCACTCTTTCTGAAATATTCTGCCTCCAGCGCTAATCCCACTACAGAAAACCGACGTTGTAAGGTATTCCCAACCTCGTCTGCGAATGGCGCGTACGGGAATTGCTTAAGTAACCGCACCAACATCCAGTGACCGTGAACCGAAGAATGCCAATCGAAATGCCCGTAGAAGACCGGGTGCATTTCGCGTGGCGTCTTCAGGTCGTCCGTCCCGGTCGTCACGTGGCCGGTCTTATTGGGGAACTCACGGTCGATGCCCGCCAGAGCCAGTTTTGCGAAGCCCTCCGCCTGATCAATCGTCATGGGCGATTCTTTGGCGAAGGAGGCAGATCCGGCAAGGATGGCAGCAAACGACAGAAGGAAGTTCCGGCACACCCGAGGAGCAAAGCTCCCGACCGGACACTCGGAAAGGCGGAACGCCCGCCACCGATGAACTCTTCTCATCCCCATCCCGCCCCGGCATGAGCAACTTTATTCCACGGATCGCTTTCCGATGGATATTTTTGCTCACTCCTAGCTAGCTTACAGTCGCAGCACGGCAATTGGGGTGAAACTACGTTTTTGATCAACTTGTACCCGTTTCGTCCCAAATTTCGGCCAAATCACCCCAGAAAGAAGCGATTCTCGCCCTTTTCGTAAATACACGACTACCAAGCGGCACGAATCCAGCTTTCTCTAGGGCCGTCCGCCCTAGATCTTTTTTCCCTTTCGCCACCCGAAACATCTCGGGGCAAACTCGTTTAACACGCTCAACATGAATATACTGGGTCATCACAAAGACAATCGATCCACCGAGGCGAATTCTTTGTCCGGACCTCTTGAGCAAGGTTCCGGTGACCAAACCCCTACGACCATGATTCAGAATCTCACCCTGCCCTCCAAAGCATCACGACCCCGTGGCCCGCGCGGCTTCGCGCTGGTGATCTCGCTTTCGCTGATGGTGCTACTGACCGTGCTCGCGGTGGGCCTGCTGAGCCTGTCCTCGATCTCGCTGCGCTCCTCATCCCGCGGCGACGCCATGGCATCCGCCCGCGCAAATGCCCGCATGGCACTCATGTTCGCCATCGGCGAACTCCAGGCGATGACCGGCCCGGACCAGCGCGTGACCGCCACTGCGGACATCGCCGGGACCGCCACCGGTGACCCTGTCGCCGCCGGGGTCGCCCCCCTGAATAACAACACGGTTAACAGCACCCAGAAGGGCCTGTCCGCCGTGCAGCCTGGCACGCGCCACTGGACCGGAGTCTGGAACAATCAAACGGGAACTTTCGTCCAATCCTTCACCCGCACCCCTACACCCAACATTCTCGGGTGGCTGGTCAGCGGCAACGAGAACAAGTCCGACAGCAACCGCCTGACGCCGGCCGACTCGATCGCGGCGGTCGATGGCGGCGGAGAGGTGGACACGAAGTCCGCAGTCGTGCTTGCCGGCAAGAACACCGTCGGCAGCAGCCAGACCGACGACTACGTGAGCGCGCCGCTTGTCGAGATCGAGGATTCCGGCAATGGCAAGGCTCCTTCCGGGCGCCATGCCTGGTGGATCGGTGACGAAGGCGTGAAGGCAAAGCTCAACCTCGCCACGCCGACCGGCGGCGACAACGCCCAGATCAGCTACGCCAAGCTCGCCGCCCCACGCCGCGGCTGGGAGACGGTGGATGGCTTCGGCAACTACCCCACCCCGGGCTCCGGCAACGAGCAACTGCTCACCCGCGTGGTCACCAGCAACGAGGTAGCTTTGCTTGACAGCGCTCTGGCTGGCACCTCCGACACTCCCCTTCAGCGCAATTTTCACGCTGCCACCGCCGATAGCTACGGGGTCCTCGCCGACGTGGCGCAGGGCGGCCTGAAGCTCGATCTCTCAAATTACCTGGCCGGTACCCTGCCGACCACCGCGATGCCCGGCGTGCTCAATTCGCCGGTCGCGAACATGAACATCATCCCGTCTTCGGTGGCACCCCGTATCCGCGGCCCGAAGTGGTCCGCGCTGAAGGACTTCACCGAGCTCTCGGACCGCTTGGAATCCGGGAACCTGAGGCCGGCCAATTCGGACCTCCAAGCTGCGATCGCCCCCATCATCACCGACTTCCGCATGCTCTTCGGTGCCAGGCTGGTGGCAAAGGGCGGGGACAACTACACGATCCAGCCCTGCGTCAAAATCGCGGTCGCCTTGGCCAATCCCTACCCCTATCCGCTGAAGTGGACCACCCCGCTGCAGCTCGAAGTGAAGAACCACGTGCCGACTCCGGCCCGCGGCCCGACCTTCCTGCGCGGTGCTGCGAATTCCCCATCCTACCTTCCGCGCAACCCTTCCAGCCCCGCGGTGCTGAACGGCGCCATCTTCACCATTCCGGCAACCACCTTGCCTCCCGGCGAAGCCCGCGCGTTCACCATGAACAACTCGCTCGTGCGTCCGGCCGGTGTGGTTGGCACCGTCACGATCCCGCTTGCCAACTTCTCGTCCAGCAGCCCGTCGAATTTCGGGAACAGTGTCTTCCTGGATCACGGCGGTATCAACACGATGACCGGCACTCCGTTGCGGTTGGATGTGAACGAAGATGCCACGACGACCCAGATCAACGTCGAACTCCGTTCCGGCGGTTCCACCTCGACACTGCTGCGCAAGATCGAGCGCTTTGAACTGGACAACTCGATGTATCAGCAGACCTACCGCGAGTTCACGGCGGAGACGGCCAAGCGCTACACCGAGGCCGTACCGCTCCAGTTCTACAGCTTCCAGCTCAGCCAGCCGGGTGCGGACTATGCCTCGGTGCTTCCAACGAAGGACCAGCTCGGCCTGCGCAGTTCCACCGTCCGGACCTTCGCCGACTTCAACTTGCAGGCGACCCGCTTCCGCAAGCCGATCATCTCGTATAATCCGCCGCCGTACTTCATGCAGATTGCCAATAGCACGGCCACGCTGCCCTTCACCCCTCCAGGCAAAGACACCGGCAGTGACTTCACGCGCAACCTGAGTGTCTCGCCGATGCCTTGGGGCCGCTCCCCGTTTGACTCCCGACAGACGATCCTCTTCAGCCCGCCGGAGCAGTTCGTCTCGCTGGCCCAGTTTCAGCACGCGGACCTGACCGCCGATGACATCTACGTCTCCGTGGCCCACCAGCCCGGCAATGCGGTCGGGAATTCCTATGCCACGCCGTTCGTGATGCGCCGCTACGCCGTCCAGAACCGTACGGACTTCACCATCACGGACTTCAACAATGCATCGGGAGCTTCCACGAACTACTACGACATGTCGTATCTCCTGAATACTGCACTGTGGGACACCTACTACTTCTCCACGATCCCCCGCTCGGGCTCGCCCACGCCACTCAATGACCGACTGGTTGTCTGGAATCCAAGCGACACGACAAACGATCTGCAAGACGGCCAGCAAGCCGCTGCCCGCCTGTTGGTCAACGGTGCCCACAACGTGAATTCGGTGGAAAAGGAAGCCTGGAAGGCCCTGCTTGCCGGTAGTAAGCACCTCTCCCACCCCGCCGACGACGGCGGCTCGGGCGACGCCCTCTACCCCCGC of the Luteolibacter flavescens genome contains:
- a CDS encoding 3-keto-disaccharide hydrolase, whose amino-acid sequence is MKPFILLLALTSAAMAERISLFDGKTLDGWEVRPGEEKWWKVQDGLITGGSLDEQVPHNTFLASKKRYANFDLRLKVRLVKGEGFMNSGIQIRSIRVPGDSEMSGYQVDAGPGWWGKLYDESRRNKVIGEPVDPAALKAHDWAWNDYRILCEGPRIRTWINGVAALDYTEADGKIPLEGLIGVQAHSGGKVLAQFKDITIEELPATPGAPVWEKAEVPVPAR
- a CDS encoding phosphoenolpyruvate hydrolase family protein, yielding MPNPWTGKGNPYSRTEVLERLHDTLSKGLPIIAAGAGTGISAKFIEKGGADLIIIYNSGRFRMAGHGSTAGLMAYGDANAVAMEIGEYEVLPIVEETPVICGVHATDPRRRMWHWLGKVKDMGFSGVNNFPTHCIIDGKFRQILEETGMSVKKEFEMVALARRMDLFSIVYVDAPEEAKAMAEAGADVIIAHVGTTVGGSVGVVDATMSLEEAAKRTQGIIDAGRSVRDDILYLSHGGPINTPEDAAYINEHTDAVGFVGASSLERMAVEQSLTDLTREFKAIPVKRKH
- a CDS encoding Tm-1-like ATP-binding domain-containing protein; the protein is MATIAVLGALDTKGEEHAFVANLIRRRGHDVLLIDTGSGGPPVVKPDITREEVAAAGKIDLAALSARQDRGECVVAMSKAAPKMVEKLFRDGRIEGIISLGGGGGTAIGTAAMRALPLGFPKVMVSTLASGNMAPYLGTKDIVMFPSIADVAGLNRVSRVIFSRAAGAICGMVDAEIATSDAKPLIVASMFGNTTACVTEAKRILEDEGYEVLVFAATGAGGQAMEALIGSGMVAGVLDITTTEWADELVGGVLTAGPERLDAAGEANVPCVITPGCLDMVNFGVKESVPKRFTGRTFYIHNPQVTLMRTTPEECAELGAIIAEKVNVFAAPSAVMIPKKAISVISAPGQPFHDPAADRALFAALKRDARVPVLEYDMEINDPQFARACAEKLLELMRAVDME
- a CDS encoding DUF2891 domain-containing protein → MGMRRVHRWRAFRLSECPVGSFAPRVCRNFLLSFAAILAGSASFAKESPMTIDQAEGFAKLALAGIDREFPNKTGHVTTGTDDLKTPREMHPVFYGHFDWHSSVHGHWMLVRLLKQFPYAPFADEVGNTLQRRFSVVGLALEAEYFRKSENKSFERMYGWAWALRLAVELRSWDDPRGREWAKNLEPLEKEIVGLAKGYLPKLDWPVRCGFHPESSFPLGQMLDYARAVGDSELEKLLIEKSKQFYMGDRDYPVTYEPSGNDFFSPGLNVADLMRRVLPPAEFATWLEKYLPGLAEGKAGNLLTPVKVSDPTDGHLIHLAGLNLNRAWTMQGIASVLPEGDPRKKVLLDAADKHTKDGLELVASGHYEGDHWLASFAVYLLSETGR